A segment of the Symmachiella macrocystis genome:
ACTTCCCTTCGGAGGCGAGATCATCAGCCAGCCACCCAGTTCGCGGCGATGGACGGTGACCCGATCTCCCTGTCCCAGTTTGCCGGTTGGGTAATGGCTGCGGCTATTCCCGCTGCGGACAAACACGTCGTCGGCATGGATCTCCGCCTCGTAGGGCGTACGCTGTTCTTGTGCGCAGAGCATGGCCGGAAACAAAGTGGCGATGATGATGGCAGCGAGTGTCAGCCGCATTTTGCTGAAACTCCTTGAAATACGGTAACTCGGCCGACAGGTGATATCGGCGGGGATGGGTAGCAGCAGTTCGGTCGCCGGCAGTTGTGAGATGCACGATGAAGATATTCAACGCGCCGGCAGTCGGAGAGACATAAAAGCGATTGCTAATGAAAATCGGCAAACGACTCAAGATTAAGATAGAAAATCTCTGTCTTAAATCGAATTCCATGATTTTTAGCTAAACTTTGGGCGCAAGAAACACATAAACCGCATCACCCCTCGGGCGCTTGAGCTAGACCCGCAGGGGGAGCAGCATAGAAGCCGCACAGCGAACGCAAACCTCACATCCCGTAAATGTTATCCATCCGCTGAGCGATATCCTGCAACCGCTCACGATCCCCGCCGCGAACTTCGGCCGTTCCCCAACCTTCAAAGCCGATATCATCCAGCGCCGCCATGACGGCTGGCCAATCGCAGTCGCCCTCGCCGAGTTTCACCCGAAAACCGGCACCCGGTCCTGATTTGTCGCGGAGTTTGCGGCTGTACTCCTTGATGTCCAATTTCACAATCCGGTCCCCCAGAATACGTATCCACTGCTCAGGCCAACCAAAATTGACGACATTGCCCACGTCGAAATAGGAACCGACCATGTTACTGTCGAATTCATCGATGTAGCGGGCCGTCTCCATCGGGCTGAGCAAAAATCCATTCCAGACATTCTCAAACAAAATCTTGATGCCCAACTCCTCAGCCAACGGTAACGCCTTGCGGATTTCCGCTTGTGACCGCTTGTAGGCGTCAGCATAGCTGACGTCTTTGTTCACCACAGCGGGCACCAGCAGCACCGAGGTTCCGCCGAAGAAATGGCTGTCCCGCAGCGCGGTTTTCAGTCCCTCCAGCCCGCGTTGACGGACCTCTGGATCGGGATGGGAAAGCGTTTGTTTCCAATGCACCGAATCGACGACACCGTGAATCGGCAATTTCGTCTGATCGCGCGCTGCGATGACCTCGTCACGGTCGTAACCGTTGGGGCTGCTCAATTCGATGCCGTCGTATCCCAACTCCTTGAGCAGTTCGAATTTCTGCAGCATCGACAAGTCTCCCCCGATCATGCCAATTTTAACTGCCTTGAGAAGATGCCGTTTCTTGGCCGCCGGTTGCGATTCCCCCTCGGCGGCAAACAGTGATCCCGCAGCGGTCGATGCGGCCAGGGTTGCGGCTGAACGGCTCAAAAAATTGCGGCGATCGAGGTAGTCGGACATGGTCAACTCCGGGAATCTGGGGAGGATGCGAAAATCATTGCAAGCAGCACTTCAAAAAGCTCGAAACTCGATCATAAGTAACCAGCCATTGCCCCGCCAGCGTAGCGTCCTGAGGGGGGCAACCAGGCTGCTCGCCCGAAAAACGATGATTTTCCCCCTGTCTGAGGCTCCAGACCGCTCTGAGTGTGGCCTCGTCGCAAGCAAGTTGCTATGTTATTGCCTTCCAGATCGGAACAGATGGCCGACCCGGGGTGGCGTGGCAGAACCCCTGTATGATGACGAATATTGCAGAAAGAGCGTGACGCATGGCACGGAAGAGTCGTTTGGATTTGCGGAAAGAGGCCGAAGCCGCCGAAGCCATGGGCGATAGCGAAGAAAAAGCGCCCGCCAAAAAGAAGAAGAAAAAGAAGGCGACCAAACGCAAAGCCAGCAAACGGACCAAGGTCAAAGCGGTCGTTCGCAAACGCTTGGTATGGGGCGTGTTTAGCAGCAGCCTCAAGGAAGAAGCTCGCTTCCCCTACGACCAACGCAAGGCTGCCGACGAAAAAGCGGCTCAACTTGCCACCAAAACCAAGCGGACCTACTTCGTGCAACCGATCAAAGAAGCGCTTCCCGAACCGGTCAAAGCCGAGACCGAAGCCGAAGAATAGCACTCCGCCGTCCCATGACTGCTGGCCCAGCGATCAGTATCAGCTCGCTGGAGGGGAACCACGCAATCCCTCCTGCGCTAGCGACCAAAAAAAGCAGACCGGTGGCCCAAGTTCGACTTGAAGGCCGTCTACTTGGTGGCCAATGAGACCTGTCTCCGACCACGCGGGACCTGGCTGCAGACAAAGCGGCACCGCGCTCTGCTGTCATGCATCACTCCTGCCCCGGAGTGATCTTTCCCCGTCAGTCCCCCGCAAACCGCTATTCCGGTGCGGGGGATGTGCGTTAGCCCATCGTGCGATTCATCTTGGCACGGCGCTCCGCACGGCGGCGGGCACGGCGAGCCGCATCGCTCGGCTTTTCATAATATTCCCGGCGACGCATCTCTTTTTTCACGCCGCTATGTTCCACCAGCTTGCGAAAGCGGCGGACCGCATCCTGAATCGACTCTTTGTCTCTCACGCGCAGTTTGACCACAAATTCCTCCTCGGCGATTTTAAGCTGTTTCCCCAATTCTCGCGTTTCCAACATGGCTTCTCTTCGGAGACAAGCCCACCAGAAACATCTACGAGAATCGAACGTTATAGTGTCATCTCAGTCCCAAATCACAGTCCCCGAACGAGTCGAGTCACCGCAATCGGACGGCCCCCATGAAGAGAAGTCGTCGCCCGCAGGCCGTCTCCGCTTGATTGGGGCACAATTCTTCGGCGCAAATTCGCCGGAATTGAGCAACAAAGCATAGCAAATCATCGCGATTCGGCAAAGAGTCAGCCACCTCAATCCTCAAAAATTCGTGTTTTGCCGAGAATTCGGATTCGCGCGGCCGGTTAAAATCGTAGAATTTTGGGGAACACTCTAATTTTGGTTTTTTGTAGCACTCGCAGAGATTTTCTTCGAACTTCACGAAACTTTTCGGTACAGACAGGGTTTATACAGTGTTCACCTTAGATGCTGCAGCTTCACGATTTTGGGCCATTCCGTCGCTGCAGCAGCTCCGATTCCATTCAGCTGCGGCGGCTGCTTAAAGTCCACAGATACGCACTCTTCCAGAAGGCTGTCGAGGAACGAAAATATGAAATTCTCCACACGCTCATTTTTCCAACGCGTTGCCGTACTGGGACTTGCAGCGGGGTTATTGTCCACGCTCCCTGCCGACCTTCAGGCTAAAAATTTCAAAGCCCGCAAGGCGGTCGATGTCACCCAACAAATCGATCAGATCATTCAGCAGGATCTGGCCGCGACCGAATCGCAGGTCGCCCCCACCGCTTCCGACGAGGATTTCCTCCGTCGCGTGACCTTTGATTTGACCGGCAGCCTGCCCACACCCAACGACATTACGCTCTTCGGCCTCGATCCTAATCCCGAAAAACGGGCCGAGTTGATTGAACGACTGCTGCAATCGGACGATTACGCGAACAACTGGGCGCGGTACTGGCGGGATGTCATCTTTTCCCGCGCCACCGACCAGCGGGCGCGACTGATGATTGGCACCTTTGAGAAATGGATGGCCGATCAACTAAGCGACGGCGTCTCGTGGGACAAAATTACCAGCGAGTTAATCACAGCCACCGGGAGCGTCCGCGAAGAAGGCCAAACCGCGTTGATGTTTGCTCATCAAGGCAGCGCCGAAGAAATCGCCGCCGAAGCTTCGCGGATTTTCCTGGGCATCCAAATACAATGTGCGAATTGCCACGATCATCCCACCGACGAATGGAAGCGGGAACAATTTCACCAGTTGGCCGCTTTCTTCCCCCGCGTTCGCGTGCGGGTGATCAAGGACTCCAAGCCGCGAACCTTTGAAGTGGTTTCGTTCAATCGCCCTGAAGGGGCGGGACGTGGACGCGGATTTGGCCAATTCCAACAAAACCCTGCCAAGTTGTTCCGTCAGTTGGACAAAAACCGCGACGGGATCCTCACGAAGGATGAAGTCAAACAGCGGAAACTGCTCAGCCGCATCTTTGGGCGGATGCTGAAAGTCGGCGACAAAAATGGCGACAAAGGTTTGTCCGCCGAAGAAATCAAAAATTTACCCCGCCAGCAAGCCAATAACCGACGTCGAAATTCCGAGTATTACATGCCGGACCTGGATGACCCCACCTCCAAAGGGACGCGCATCGATCCTGCCTTTTTTGTAGCAGGACAAAAACCAGAAGTTGGTTTGGATGACGAATCACGGCGAAACATGCTGGCCCGTTATGTCACGATTCGCGATAACCCTTGGTTCGCCCGCGCCTTCGTCAATCGTATCTGGGGAGAACTCCTCGGGGCCGGTTTTACGATGCCGGTCGACGACATGGGACCCGATCGCGATGTTGCTTACCCCGAAGTTCTAGACGCACTGAGCGATGGTTTTGTCGGCAGCGGCTATGACGTCCGATGGCTGCTAAGAACCATCACCAACAGCGAGGCGTATCAACGCCGCATTCGTCCGGTCGATCCCTCCGGCGCAGGCCCGCAGTTTGCCGCTGCCATTCCCATGCGGATGCGTTCCGACCAACTCTACAGTGCCCTGACCCGCGTGCTCGGCCTCGCCGAGCGGCCCGCAAATGCGAATCGCCGCCCTGGCGGTTATCGTCGACCAGCGGGACCACGTGCCGCCTTCGCCCTCACGTTTGGGTACGACCCTTCCACGCCTCAAGCGGACCTCACCGGCACAGTGCCGCAGGCGTTGTTCCTGATGAACTCGCCCCTCGTGAACAACCGCGTGAAAGCCCAAGGCAATACGCCCTTGGCCAAGTTACTGAAAACCTATTCCGACGACGAAGACGTGCTGGCCGAACTGTATCTCCTTGTGCTGGCCCGCGAACCTACGGAAACCGAATTGACAACTTGCCGCGAATACATTGCGGAAACGGGCGAACGTGACGCAGCGTTTGAGGACATTATGTGGAGCCTGATCAATTCGACCGAGTTCCGCACTAAACGCTGATCCCGCTTGATCTTTTCAATCGGCTCTCAGCTCAACCGGCACTTGGCAACAAGGCCCTCTTTGACTCGCAATTACCAAATCACCAAATCTACTCAATCGATGAGCGTGGACTGACATGAACTTGTTCCATCACCAATCGGTCAATGTTTCTCGCCACGGTTTTTCACGCCGCGGATTTCTGCAAACGCTCTCCGCCGGAGCAGTGGCGGCCGGCGCCATGAACTTCCGCGATGTCATGAGCCTGCAAGCGGAGGAACTTCGCAAACAGGGGATGTCAATGATCCTGCTCTGGATGGCCGGCGGACCCAGCCATCTGGAAACATTCGACCCCAAACCGGAAGCAGAAAACGGCGGCCCCACCGAAGCGATCGACACAGCCGTGCCGGGCATTCAAATTGCCAACGGCTGGGAAAAAACCGCTGCGATGATGCAAGATATCGCGCTGATTCGCTCGATGACCAACAAAGAAGGCAATCACCGCCGCGCGACCTATCAAATGCACACCGGCTATGTTCCCTCGGGCAGCGTCAAGCATCCGGCACTGGGCTCCAACATCGCCCGTGAAATCGGCAATCTGGACGCCGCTCTCCCGTCCTTCGTCACAGTCGGCGGCGGACGTAACGATAATACCGGAGCCGGATTCCTCGGTGTCGACTACGAGCCATTCGAGGTCAATACAGCGGGTGAAATGCCGCAAAACCTGACCTCTACCGTGCCCCACCCCCGTTACAACAAGCGACTGGGGCTGATGAAGCGACTGGAAGGCGAATTCTCTAGTCGCGGCGGAGCAACGAACGTCACCGATCATGGAACGGTCTACGGCAAAGCGTCGAAGCTGGTCTTAAGTCCCGACGTCAAGGTGTTTGACCTCGAGTCCGAATCCAACGAAATCCGCGCAGCGTATGGCAATTCGAACTTCGGCCGCGGCTGCCTGCTGGCACGCCGACTGGTCGAAACTGGTGTGACTTTTGTCGAAGTTCGCCACGGAGGCTGGGACACGCATAAAGATAACTTCGAGCGGGTCAAGAAAAACGCGAGCGACGTCGATCCCGGTTTCGCGACCTTGATCCACGACCTCAAACAACGCGGCATGTTGGACAAGACCCTCGTGGTGTGGGCCGGTGAATTCGGACGGACCCCCAAGATCAATGCCAACACCGGTCGCGATCACTACCCCCGTGCCTTCAACGCGGCCATTGCCGGCGGCGGCATCAAAGGGGGACAGGTCATCGGCAAAACATCCGACGATGGATCAACCGTCGAGGAGACACCGGTCACGGTTCCTGACTTGCTGCAAACCGTTTGCCGGTCGCTCAATGTCGAATCCGACAAGGAAAACATGAGCCCGCTCGGCCGCCCGATGAAAATCGTCGATGGCGGCACTCCCGTGGAACAGCTGTTTGCGTGAACTTGCAATCACCCCCCGGCTGAGCCGGGGGCTAAAAGACGGTATCCCAGCACAATCGTCCCATCAGCCCCCGGCTCTGCCGGGGGGTCACCGCCCAACCGCACTCACGTGGCTCCGGTGTACAAGACATCCATCACCTTGCCTTGATTCAAATGTCGCGGACGATTCTCGCGATCGGGGACCATGATGTGCGGATCGATGCCTAGCGACGTGAAGATCGTTGCGCCGATATCGTTGGGGTGATACGGAGTCGTCAGCGGATAGGCGCCGATCGCATCCGATTTCCCAATCACCTGCCCGCCACGCACGCCTCCGCCGGCAAAGACGGCTGTATAGCCCATCGCCCAGTGATGACGTCCCGGCACCGATTGTCCGGCCAGCGGCGATATCCGCGGTGTCCGACCAAATTCGCCGACGCAGATCACCAACGTCTGATCCAACAGCCCGCGTTCGCTCAGATCGTCCAACAGAGCACTCACGCCCGTATCGAGAGCCGGCAACATGGTCTTCAGTCGTGGGAAGTGGTTCACGTGAGTATCCCACGATTGCACTCTCCCCATGTTGCACTGAATGACCGGCATCTCCAACTCTACCAACCGGCGGGCCAACAGCAGCGTTTGGCCGTACTGATGCCGTCCATAACGGTCGCGCGTCTCTGCTGATTCCACATTGATGTCGAGCGCCTGCTTGAGCTTCGAGGAGGTCAGCATCGACATGGCCAACTCCTGTTCGCCAGCGTACTTTTGACCTGCCGGCGAGGAACTTACACCGGTCGGCGCCCCTTCGATGGTCTGGAGCAACTGTTGCCGATGCTTCAATCGCCCGACATCCAACCCGTCGATCAATGACAGTCCATTGACCTTGTATTTTTCGCTATTGGGGTCGTCTTTGAGCACAAACGGATCGTATTTAGGGCCTAAAAATCCGGCATGTTGCCCCGGCCAGACCAATACGCCCTCGATGAGCGGATTGGGCAATGTCACTTGGCTCGGCAATTTATCCGCCCGCGGTCGCAAGTAGGAAACCGACGAACCGATCGACGGCCAGTCGGACCGCTTGAGTGATTTGTCTTGGTTTGAGTTGCCAGTAAAAGGCTGTACCGCGCCGGTCAGCATATTGTGCGTTCCGGACAGATGGCGGTTGTCACCATGCGCCATCGATCGCACAATCGCCAATTTCCCCGCCCGCTCCGCCAGTCCCGGCATCTTGTCCGAAAAATTGATACCCGGCAGTGCGGTGGCGATCGGCCCGAATTCTCCTTTGATTTCGGGAGACTCCGGTTTGGGATCAAACATATCGATATGGCTGCCGCCGCCGGTTAAAAAAACCAGCACCACCGACTTCACACGGCTCTCTTTCGCCGTCGCCGCAACGGCCCGCTGTTGCAAAATTTGCGACAGACCGAGTCCGAAGAATGACGAACAACCAATTTGCAAAAGTTCACGACGATGAAACATCGCGGCTCGTCTCCAATGACGCGAAGAGCAGTTGTGAAATCCAAACAACAACAGACAGCAGCTTGCTTACGATAGCTGCGACACTCATTCTATCATATAGAAAACCTTTGATATATGCGA
Coding sequences within it:
- a CDS encoding sugar phosphate isomerase/epimerase family protein, translating into MSDYLDRRNFLSRSAATLAASTAAGSLFAAEGESQPAAKKRHLLKAVKIGMIGGDLSMLQKFELLKELGYDGIELSSPNGYDRDEVIAARDQTKLPIHGVVDSVHWKQTLSHPDPEVRQRGLEGLKTALRDSHFFGGTSVLLVPAVVNKDVSYADAYKRSQAEIRKALPLAEELGIKILFENVWNGFLLSPMETARYIDEFDSNMVGSYFDVGNVVNFGWPEQWIRILGDRIVKLDIKEYSRKLRDKSGPGAGFRVKLGEGDCDWPAVMAALDDIGFEGWGTAEVRGGDRERLQDIAQRMDNIYGM
- the rpsU gene encoding 30S ribosomal protein S21; translated protein: MVKLRVRDKESIQDAVRRFRKLVEHSGVKKEMRRREYYEKPSDAARRARRRAERRAKMNRTMG
- a CDS encoding DUF1549 domain-containing protein, whose protein sequence is MKFSTRSFFQRVAVLGLAAGLLSTLPADLQAKNFKARKAVDVTQQIDQIIQQDLAATESQVAPTASDEDFLRRVTFDLTGSLPTPNDITLFGLDPNPEKRAELIERLLQSDDYANNWARYWRDVIFSRATDQRARLMIGTFEKWMADQLSDGVSWDKITSELITATGSVREEGQTALMFAHQGSAEEIAAEASRIFLGIQIQCANCHDHPTDEWKREQFHQLAAFFPRVRVRVIKDSKPRTFEVVSFNRPEGAGRGRGFGQFQQNPAKLFRQLDKNRDGILTKDEVKQRKLLSRIFGRMLKVGDKNGDKGLSAEEIKNLPRQQANNRRRNSEYYMPDLDDPTSKGTRIDPAFFVAGQKPEVGLDDESRRNMLARYVTIRDNPWFARAFVNRIWGELLGAGFTMPVDDMGPDRDVAYPEVLDALSDGFVGSGYDVRWLLRTITNSEAYQRRIRPVDPSGAGPQFAAAIPMRMRSDQLYSALTRVLGLAERPANANRRPGGYRRPAGPRAAFALTFGYDPSTPQADLTGTVPQALFLMNSPLVNNRVKAQGNTPLAKLLKTYSDDEDVLAELYLLVLAREPTETELTTCREYIAETGERDAAFEDIMWSLINSTEFRTKR
- a CDS encoding DUF1501 domain-containing protein — translated: MNLFHHQSVNVSRHGFSRRGFLQTLSAGAVAAGAMNFRDVMSLQAEELRKQGMSMILLWMAGGPSHLETFDPKPEAENGGPTEAIDTAVPGIQIANGWEKTAAMMQDIALIRSMTNKEGNHRRATYQMHTGYVPSGSVKHPALGSNIAREIGNLDAALPSFVTVGGGRNDNTGAGFLGVDYEPFEVNTAGEMPQNLTSTVPHPRYNKRLGLMKRLEGEFSSRGGATNVTDHGTVYGKASKLVLSPDVKVFDLESESNEIRAAYGNSNFGRGCLLARRLVETGVTFVEVRHGGWDTHKDNFERVKKNASDVDPGFATLIHDLKQRGMLDKTLVVWAGEFGRTPKINANTGRDHYPRAFNAAIAGGGIKGGQVIGKTSDDGSTVEETPVTVPDLLQTVCRSLNVESDKENMSPLGRPMKIVDGGTPVEQLFA
- a CDS encoding DUF1501 domain-containing protein, whose amino-acid sequence is MFHRRELLQIGCSSFFGLGLSQILQQRAVAATAKESRVKSVVLVFLTGGGSHIDMFDPKPESPEIKGEFGPIATALPGINFSDKMPGLAERAGKLAIVRSMAHGDNRHLSGTHNMLTGAVQPFTGNSNQDKSLKRSDWPSIGSSVSYLRPRADKLPSQVTLPNPLIEGVLVWPGQHAGFLGPKYDPFVLKDDPNSEKYKVNGLSLIDGLDVGRLKHRQQLLQTIEGAPTGVSSSPAGQKYAGEQELAMSMLTSSKLKQALDINVESAETRDRYGRHQYGQTLLLARRLVELEMPVIQCNMGRVQSWDTHVNHFPRLKTMLPALDTGVSALLDDLSERGLLDQTLVICVGEFGRTPRISPLAGQSVPGRHHWAMGYTAVFAGGGVRGGQVIGKSDAIGAYPLTTPYHPNDIGATIFTSLGIDPHIMVPDRENRPRHLNQGKVMDVLYTGAT